Proteins encoded by one window of Elaeis guineensis isolate ETL-2024a chromosome 12, EG11, whole genome shotgun sequence:
- the LOC105055206 gene encoding sialyltransferase-like protein 4, producing the protein MRTLHLGLVIALASGLAAILIYITGVSNSNGVSGVSEEDLSALMALQTGFKKCVKANGLGLQAVGGKDYCQVTLQYPSDTVPKWRDPKNGELEGLSFDLNLCDALATWEQVRNSSTILTKEYIDALPYGWEEYAWRRINKGTLLNRCENKTLCMEKLSLVLPDTPPFVPRQYSRCAVIGNSGDLLKTNFGEEIDGYDAVFRENGAPIQNYTKYVGKKSTFRLLNRGSAKALDKVAELDETKKEVLIIKTTIHDIMSKMIREVPIRNPVYLLLGTSFGSSAKGTGPKTLELALSICDTVDIYGFTVDPGYKEWTRYFSESRQGHTPLHGRAYFQMMECLGLIKIHSPMRADFNRIVEWLPNKSILYAARVASEKLLRRAGAGMADPWSACSMIKKRDKGKIPYKSGLREAAVNHQKYVKGATMYPLERNFGNGMLCMVPD; encoded by the exons ATGCGGACCTTGCATCTGGGATTGGTGATCGCTCTGGCTTCTGGCCTCGCGGCGATCCTCATTTACATCACCGGAGTCTCAAATTCCA ATGGCGTCTCTGGGGTCTCTGAGGAGGACTTGAGCGCCTTGATGGCACTGCAGACTGGCTTCAAAAAGTGTGTT AAGGCAAATGGACTAGGCTTGCAAGCTGTAGGTGGCAAGGATTACTGTCAAGTTACTCTACAATATCCAAGTGACACAGTGCCTAAGTGG AGGGATCCCAAGAATGGTGAACTTGAGGGTTTATCATTTGATTTAAATCTCTGTGATGCATTGGCCACATGGGAGCAG GTTCGCAATAGTTCAACAATACTTACAAAGGAGTACATTGATGCTTTGCCTTATGGGTGGGAGGAATATGCATGGCGCAGAATCAATAAGGGAACACTTCT CAATAGATGCGAGAATAAGACACTGTGCATGGAAAAACTTTCACTGGTACTTCCTGATACACCACCTTTTGTGCCACGGCAGTATAGCCGATGTGCTGTTATTGGTAATTCTGGTGATCTTCTGAAAACAAATTTTGGAGAAGAGATTGATGGTTATGATGCTGTTTTCAGAGAAAATGGCGCACCTATACAG AATTACACTAAATATGTTGGTAAGAAAAGTACGTTTCGCCTTCTTAATAGAGGATCTGCAAAGGCATTGGACAAAGTTGCAGAATTAGATG AAACTAAGAAGGAGGTGCTCATTATCAAAACCACCATCCATGATATCATGAGCAAGATGATTCGG GAAGTCCCAATTCGCAACCCGGTCTATCTCTTGTTAGGCACGTCCTTTGGCTCTTCTGCTAAAGGAACAGGACCGAAGACTCTTGAACTTGCCCTTTCCATTTGCGATACTGTCGATATATATGGATTCACGGTGGACCCAGGCTACAAAGAATG GACAAGGTACTTTTCAGAGTCTAGACAAGGCCATACTCCGCTCCATGGCAGGGCATATTTTCAGATGATGGAATGTTTAGGA CTTATCAAGATCCATTCACCAATGCGGGCAGATTTTAATAGGATCGTGGAGTGGTTACCAAATAAAAGCATACTTTATGCTGCCAGAGTTGCATCTGAAAAACTGTTGAG GAGGGCTGGAGCTGGAATGGCAGACCCATGGAGTGCATGCTCTATGATAAAGAAGCGTGACAAGGGAAAGATTCCATACAAATCTGGCCTCAGAGAGGCTGCTGTTAATCATCAAAAATATGTAAAAGGTGCAACAATGTATCCTCTAGAGCGAAACTTTGGAAATGGAATGCTATGTATGGTCCCTGACTGA
- the LOC105055208 gene encoding BTB/POZ domain-containing protein At2g30600: MGVEKQKKFLTVAPFECAWREELRFREAGRGCVAFEAFAQNDVTLVFREQVGSQHYHYKMDNGPNYTVILGSHRNRRLKIEVDGKTAVDVAGIGLCCSSTFQSYWISIYDGLISIGKGKYPFQNPVFEWLDSNPNYNVQYVGLSSWDKHVGYRNIIVLPLTPNHNRLWSHINYKEYDVGDDEDGNLEDATDGFEKWGLWNFLESWDLSDTLFVVGDESKVVPAHMVILGASGDFLSRSVDGNTIVLPSTTYPVLHAFLEYIYTGRTQIVESQLNSLRDLSIQFQVSPLTRQCEEIIDRFKMNKRLFDFGMKVEIANASSEVRQFSTLPFELPLDVQKLKHFFATGEHGDVNIYIEGHGLVARSHKLIISLWSMPFAKMFTNGMIESNSSDIWLRDVSAEAFSVMLQFMYSGELEMDSMETSSLLIPLLLLADQFGVTNLHRECCRCLLDCLSEDTVYPILQSVSSIPSCKLLEETCKRNFSMHFDYCTTTSNEFVLLDEATFKDILQHADMTVTSEEKVLDAILVWCMQASDICGWATVDEILGSSAPEQLFGERLPSIDMLLPLVHFPLMPLHLLQKLEKSRLSSQIPIFEQLVKEAIQYSGMGLKMPVTDQNFRFQHRRSSYKELQYISDGDNNGVIYFSGTSYGEHQWVNPVLSKKITVTASSPASRYTDPKTLVSRAYQGTSFAGPRIEDGMNCAWWMVDIGQDHQLMCNYYTLRQDGSTTYMRSWAFQGSMDGENWTNLRVHENDQTICRPGQFASWPIIGSTSLLPFRFFRVILTGPATGYSNVWNLCICFIELYGYFR; this comes from the exons ATGGGTGTGGAAAAACAGAAGAAGTTTCTTACAGTTGCTCCTTTTGAATGTGCATGGCGCGAGGAGCTGAGATTTAGGGAGGCTGGGCGAGGGTGTGTTGCCTTTGAAGCTTTTGCTCAAAATGATGTCACCTTGGTGTTCAGGGAGCAAGTGGGAAGCCAACATTACCATTACAAAATGGATAATGGTCCAAATTACACTGTAATTCTGGGGAGCCATAGGAATCGAAGACTGAAGATTGAAGTGGATGGGAAGACTGCGGTGGATGTTGCTGGTATTGGACTGTGCTGTTCCTCGACATTTCAGAGCTATTGGATCAGCATATATGATGGCTTGATTAGTATTGGCAAAGGAAAATATCCTTTCCAGAATCCTGTCTTTGAGTGGCTTGACTCAAATCCCAATTATAATGTTCAATATGTTGGGCTAAGCAGCTGGGACAAACATGTGGGCTATAGAAATATCATTGTCTTGCCCTTGACACCAAATCACAACAGGCTCTGGAGCCATATTAACTACAAAGAATATGATGTGGGGGATGATGAGGATGGAAATTTGGAAGATGCTACTGACGGCTTTGAAAAATGGGGGCTTTGGAATTTTTTGGAGAGTTGGGATCTTTCTGATACATTGTTTGTAGTTGGTGATGAAAGTAAGGTTGTTCCTGCACACATGGTTATATTGGGTGCTTCTGGGGATTTCTTGTCTAGATCAGTTGATGGTAACACCATTGTACTTCCATCGACAACATATCCTGTTCTCCATGCTTTTCTGGAGTATATCTATACTGGTCGGACTCAA ATTGTTGAGTCGCAGCTTAACTCTCTGAGGGATTTAAGCATACAATTTCAAGTCTCCCCATTGACTAGGCAGTGTGAAGAAATTATAGATCGTTTTAAAATGAACAAAAGATTATTCGATTTTGGTATGAAAGTGGAAATTGCAAATGCTAGCTCTGAAGTTAGGCAGTTTAGCACCTTGCCCTTCGAACTCCCTCTTGATGTACAGAAGCTCAAGCATTTTTTTGCAACTGGTGAGCACGGTGATGTAAACATATATATAGAGGGGCATGGTCTTGTTGCCCGGTCACACAAGCTCATTATTAGTTTATGGAGCATGCCATTTGCAAAG ATGTTCACAAATGGGATGATTGAAAGTAATTCTTCAGACATTTGGCTCAGGGATGTCTCTGCAGAAGCTTTTTCTGTCATGCTTCAATTTATGTACAGTGGGGAACTTGAGATGGATAGCATGGAAACAAGTTCCTTACTAATTCCACTGCTTCTGCTGGCAGACCAGTTCGGAGTTACAAACCTTCATAGAGAATGCTGTAGATGCCTTTTGGATTGTCTATCAGAG GATACAGTTTATCCCATTCTACAATCTGTTTCATCAATCCCTTCATGTAAACTGCTTGAAGAAACTTGCAAGAGGAACTTTTCGATGCACTTTGATTATTGTACAACAACCAGCAACGAGTTTGTGTTGTTAGATGAGGCAACTTTTAAGGACATTCTTCAG CATGCTGATATGACTGTAACATCAGAAGAAAAGGTTCTGGATGCAATTTTAGTATGGTGCATGCAAGCCTCTGATATCTGTGGCTGGGCTACAGTAGATGAGATCTTGGGTTCTTCGGCTCCTGAACAACTTTTTGGAGAGAGGCTTCCATCGATTGATATGTTGTTACCTCTTGTGCATTTCCCTTTAATGCCATTGCATTTGCTTCAGAAG CTAGAGAAGAGCAGGCTTAGCAGTCAGATTCCTATATTTGAGCAGCTG GTGAAGGAAGCAATTCAATATTCTGGCATGGGACTTAAAATGCCAGTAACTGATCAGAA TTTCAGATTCCAACACAGGCGGTCAAGCTATAAGGAGCTCCAATACATATCTGATGGTGATAACAATGGAGTCATTTATTTTTCTGGGACATCATATGGGGAACATCAGTGGGTGAATCCTGTTTTATCTAAG AAAATTACTGTAACAGCAAGCAGCCCTGCTTCTAGGTACACTGACCCAAAGACATTGGTATCAAGGGCATATCAG GGCACCTCTTTTGCTGGACCTCGGATTGAAGATGGCATGAACTGTGCATGGTGGATGGTGGACATTGGGCAAGATCACCAG CTCATGTGCAACTACTACACCTTGAGACAGGACGGCTCCACCACATACATGAGATCATGGGCTTTCCAG GGATCTATGGATGGTGAGAATTGGACCAACTTGAGAGTTCATGAAAATGATCAGACTATCTGCAGGCCTGGCCAGTTTGCATCATGGCCCATAATTGGCTCTACTTCACTGCTTCCTTTCAGGTTCTTTCGAGTCATTTTGACAGGCCCTGCCACAGGTTATTCGAACGTTTGGAATCTCTGCATATGCTTCATCGAACTATACGGTTACTTCCGCTGA